From Bacteroidota bacterium:
AAAATTGAAAGCCTCGGACAGAGAAACGATGCGCAGATCATTAAAGCGCACGTGCCGCTCTCTGAAATGTTTGGTTACTCAACGGATATGCGTTCGATTACGCAGGGCCGCGCAATTTATACCATGCAGTTCCACAGCTACCAGTCAGTGCCAAAAGCAATTGCTGACGAGGTTGTGTCTGCCTCAACTGGTATTTCGGCATAAAGAATCGATCTCAGAAAAATTAAACTGTTAAAAAATATATAGTCATGGCGAAAGAGACGTTTCAACGCACAAAGCCTCACGTGAACGTGGGGACGATCGGCCACGTAGACCACGGAAAGACGACGCTGACGGCGGCGATTACGACGGTCCTGGCCAAAGCCGGGGGCGCTGAAGTGCGCTCCTTTGATTCAATCGACAACGCACCGGAA
This genomic window contains:
- a CDS encoding GTP-binding protein, whose product is MAKETFQRTKPHVNVGTIGHVDHGKTTLTAAITTVLAKAGGAEVRSFDSIDNAPE